One Thermococcus eurythermalis DNA segment encodes these proteins:
- a CDS encoding tetratricopeptide repeat protein: MVLVEAVERHLSKGDYKNALKSALAIADEIRRLLALSEVLTAFPRDEVLSHMLDTLESVKGTPEKALAYSILGRALYTLDRDHDAEAYFENAVQIAGTIDSPRVRGEVLAGIARNLMLSERYRDGLELFKEAVDLLQTSRGLSSATTSSLIKVARLIERSADETPNETALEFYELARNVYSSIFFKLQAKHLDDKINLIRDVLKRGRSAVDELLEKGLVESAVSVMRFLPLKDRAVEMLRLSYWLFLHERPRLARQVFNDALDLILVGKFRPRDGEIFSIARKMLRIGRLEEPLILAGVIIDTALSSELLGEVALAYSRIDPARARSIAEGIRDESVKRRVLNVLEGGEDVGHEQGLPLTGGGEGDRALPEDD, translated from the coding sequence GTGGTTCTCGTGGAGGCCGTGGAGCGTCACCTCTCAAAAGGAGACTACAAGAACGCCCTGAAAAGTGCGCTGGCAATAGCGGACGAGATACGAAGGCTACTTGCTCTGAGCGAAGTCCTGACGGCCTTTCCACGGGACGAAGTCTTGAGCCACATGCTCGATACGCTTGAATCAGTGAAGGGCACGCCCGAGAAGGCCCTTGCGTACTCAATTCTTGGACGGGCCCTCTATACCCTCGACAGGGATCACGACGCGGAGGCCTACTTTGAAAACGCCGTGCAAATAGCCGGGACAATAGACTCTCCACGAGTGAGGGGGGAGGTTCTGGCCGGGATAGCGCGGAACCTCATGCTCTCCGAGCGTTATAGGGACGGACTGGAGCTGTTTAAGGAAGCCGTAGACCTCCTTCAGACGTCGCGCGGGCTTTCCTCGGCGACAACGTCGTCGCTGATAAAGGTCGCCAGGCTGATAGAGAGGAGTGCCGATGAGACGCCAAATGAGACTGCCCTTGAGTTCTACGAGCTGGCCAGAAATGTCTATTCCTCGATATTCTTCAAGCTCCAGGCAAAGCACCTCGACGATAAAATCAACCTTATCCGGGACGTCCTTAAGAGGGGCAGGTCCGCCGTGGACGAGCTCCTTGAGAAAGGCCTGGTTGAGTCCGCGGTCTCCGTGATGCGATTCCTCCCCCTGAAGGACAGGGCCGTTGAAATGCTCCGCCTGAGCTACTGGCTCTTTCTCCACGAGAGGCCCCGCCTTGCCAGGCAGGTATTCAACGATGCCCTTGATTTAATCCTCGTTGGCAAGTTCCGGCCGAGGGACGGGGAGATTTTCTCGATAGCCAGAAAGATGCTTCGGATTGGCCGGCTTGAAGAACCTCTTATTCTGGCTGGAGTTATCATTGACACTGCCCTCTCCTCTGAGCTCCTTGGGGAGGTTGCCCTAGCGTACTCCAGGATAGACCCGGCCAGGGCGCGTTCAATCGCTGAGGGAATCCGGGACGAAAGCGTTAAGAGACGGGTTTTGAATGTCCTCGAAGGTGGTGAAGATGTGGGACACGAGCAAGGACTACCGCTTACTGGTGGCGGAGAAGGCGATAGAGCTCTTCCTGAAGACGATTGA
- a CDS encoding tRNA-binding protein produces the protein MWDTSKDYRLLVAEKAIELFLKTIEGAKFKGHWDKKKAIKLGKEMLPEIQAMRYSYIEPNELIETPQMKALKEKALGIIEALGGEDWHHKFISNASKDEREKVEEQVAKIRFFLNTILGLDKRLALGKINDPVIAVDIKVGEVMSVAKHPNADRLLVTNVNIGDRAITVVTNDLTVKEGNRVAVALLPPANFRGIVSEGMFLGAGEGVLKDVKGEIGGLPKGIPLEALNETRNLVEAFLKG, from the coding sequence ATGTGGGACACGAGCAAGGACTACCGCTTACTGGTGGCGGAGAAGGCGATAGAGCTCTTCCTGAAGACGATTGAGGGGGCGAAGTTTAAGGGTCATTGGGACAAGAAGAAAGCGATAAAGCTCGGCAAGGAGATGCTCCCCGAGATACAGGCGATGCGCTACAGCTACATAGAGCCGAATGAGCTAATCGAGACCCCCCAGATGAAGGCCCTGAAGGAGAAGGCCCTTGGAATTATCGAGGCCCTTGGAGGGGAGGACTGGCACCACAAGTTCATAAGCAACGCCTCAAAGGACGAGCGCGAGAAGGTTGAGGAGCAGGTTGCAAAGATTCGCTTCTTCCTCAACACTATACTCGGCCTCGACAAGCGCCTCGCCCTCGGCAAGATAAACGACCCTGTCATAGCCGTTGACATTAAGGTCGGCGAGGTTATGAGCGTCGCCAAGCACCCTAACGCCGACAGGCTTCTCGTCACCAACGTCAACATCGGCGACAGGGCGATAACTGTCGTCACCAACGACCTGACAGTGAAGGAAGGAAACCGCGTGGCGGTCGCGTTGCTCCCGCCGGCCAATTTCAGGGGAATAGTCAGCGAGGGCATGTTCCTTGGCGCTGGAGAGGGCGTTCTCAAGGACGTTAAGGGCGAAATCGGTGGTCTGCCCAAGGGCATTCCGCTGGAGGCCTTAAACGAGACGAGGAATTTAGTCGAGGCGTTTTTGAAGGGGTGA